In Nocardioides sp. InS609-2, a single genomic region encodes these proteins:
- a CDS encoding ABC transporter substrate-binding protein, whose amino-acid sequence MVDITRVMRRGYRAGIAVTAVGALSITLAACGQQTDTESSSASRDCPAIAEKPAEGNGKIVYWSMWTKGEPQQEVLQKTFDCFTEQTGVEVDAQWFGRTVLTQNVAPSLNTDDVPDLIDQDISQVQAAVAGPGGLQDVSDVMDMKVSEGDSTVADVMPANYFEFPENKLTDGGQMLVPYEMLSNAWWYQTGTVEDFKAPETTDELFALFDKAKEDGTAAVSQDGDIDFYNAYFFSRWAEQYVGSGGLLAAAQDKTGASWTDDAGFLEAAKLVERLGKGDYLIDGWDASKFPNVQNRWADGDAAYLYVGSWITSEAGEYIKKQAGGAGADVEFASFPMPLADGATHPTVEQMPIGFGVTAKAKNADATKALIAYALNKENIEPIASEALNLVPRSDVDAPPSLDGVKQALEDPEAEPAVFMDAVDGQAPDWTKEVFYPLNNQLLKGEITAEDFVKQMAAQTKSFNS is encoded by the coding sequence ATGGTGGACATCACCCGAGTCATGCGTCGCGGCTACCGGGCAGGCATCGCGGTCACCGCGGTCGGCGCCCTCTCGATCACCCTGGCCGCGTGTGGTCAGCAGACCGACACCGAGTCGAGCAGCGCCAGCCGCGACTGCCCGGCCATCGCTGAGAAGCCCGCCGAGGGCAACGGCAAGATCGTCTACTGGTCGATGTGGACCAAGGGCGAGCCCCAGCAGGAGGTCCTGCAGAAGACGTTCGACTGCTTCACCGAGCAGACCGGTGTCGAGGTCGACGCCCAGTGGTTCGGCCGCACCGTGCTGACCCAGAACGTCGCCCCGTCGCTCAACACCGACGACGTGCCCGACCTGATCGACCAGGACATCAGCCAGGTCCAGGCCGCGGTCGCCGGTCCCGGTGGCCTCCAGGACGTCTCCGACGTGATGGACATGAAGGTCAGCGAGGGTGACAGCACCGTCGCCGACGTGATGCCGGCCAACTACTTCGAGTTCCCCGAGAACAAGCTCACCGACGGCGGCCAGATGCTGGTGCCGTACGAGATGCTCAGCAACGCCTGGTGGTACCAGACCGGCACGGTCGAGGACTTCAAGGCGCCCGAGACCACCGACGAGCTCTTCGCCCTGTTCGACAAGGCGAAGGAGGACGGCACGGCCGCGGTCTCGCAGGACGGCGACATCGACTTCTACAACGCCTACTTCTTCAGCCGCTGGGCCGAGCAGTACGTCGGCTCCGGTGGGCTGCTGGCCGCCGCGCAGGACAAGACGGGTGCCTCCTGGACCGACGACGCCGGCTTCCTCGAGGCCGCCAAGCTGGTCGAGCGCCTCGGCAAGGGTGACTACTTGATCGACGGCTGGGACGCGAGCAAGTTCCCCAACGTCCAGAACCGCTGGGCCGACGGTGACGCTGCCTACCTCTACGTCGGCTCGTGGATCACCTCCGAAGCCGGCGAGTACATCAAGAAGCAGGCCGGTGGTGCCGGCGCCGACGTGGAGTTCGCGTCGTTCCCGATGCCGCTGGCCGACGGCGCCACGCACCCGACGGTCGAGCAGATGCCGATCGGCTTCGGCGTGACCGCCAAGGCCAAGAACGCCGACGCCACAAAGGCGCTCATTGCCTACGCGCTCAACAAGGAGAACATCGAGCCGATCGCAAGCGAGGCGCTCAACCTGGTGCCGCGCAGCGACGTCGACGCTCCTCCGTCGCTCGACGGCGTCAAGCAGGCCCTCGAGGACCCCGAGGCCGAGCCGGCCGTGTTCATGGACGCGGTCGACGGCCAGGCGCCCGACTGGACCAAGGAAGTCTTCTACCCGCTCAACAACCAGCTCCTGAAGGGTGAGATCACCGCCGAGGACTTCGTCAAGCAGATGGCTGCGCAGACCAAGTCGTTCAACTCCTGA
- a CDS encoding class II fructose-bisphosphate aldolase, with protein MPLVRMSDIAKAAVADGCALGAFNVIQIEHAEAIVAGAEAAGRPVIVQISENTVAYHGSLAPIARAALAIAEESAAEVVVHLDHATRPDLVRQAIDLGIGSLMYDASALDHAANVSTTTAIAAEAHSAGVWVEAELGEIGGKDGVHAPGVRTDPADAAAYVATTGVDALAVAVGSSHAMLTRDAVLDDELIAAIAAATPVPLVLHGSSGVPDEGLRSAVRHGMRKVNIATHLNVVMASAVRAALADESLVDPRKYLGPGRSAVAREVERLLRLLA; from the coding sequence ATGCCGCTCGTCCGCATGTCCGACATCGCCAAGGCCGCCGTGGCCGACGGGTGCGCGCTGGGCGCGTTCAACGTCATCCAGATCGAGCACGCCGAGGCGATCGTCGCCGGCGCCGAGGCGGCAGGCCGGCCGGTGATCGTGCAGATCTCCGAGAACACGGTGGCCTACCACGGCTCGCTCGCTCCCATCGCCCGCGCTGCGCTGGCGATCGCGGAGGAGTCGGCCGCCGAGGTCGTCGTACACCTCGACCACGCCACCCGTCCCGACCTGGTCCGTCAGGCGATCGACCTGGGCATCGGTTCGCTGATGTACGACGCCTCTGCGCTGGACCACGCGGCCAACGTGTCCACGACGACCGCGATCGCGGCCGAGGCGCACAGCGCCGGCGTCTGGGTCGAGGCCGAGCTGGGCGAGATCGGTGGCAAGGACGGCGTCCACGCTCCGGGGGTGCGTACCGATCCCGCCGACGCAGCGGCGTACGTCGCGACGACCGGCGTCGACGCGCTTGCCGTCGCCGTCGGCTCGAGCCACGCCATGCTCACCCGCGACGCCGTGCTCGACGACGAACTGATCGCCGCCATCGCTGCCGCGACACCGGTGCCGCTGGTGCTGCACGGCTCGTCGGGCGTGCCTGACGAGGGGCTCCGCAGCGCCGTGCGGCACGGCATGCGCAAGGTCAACATCGCCACCCATCTCAATGTGGTGATGGCGTCAGCTGTGCGGGCCGCGCTGGCCGACGAGTCGCTGGTCGACCCACGCAAGTACCTCGGCCCCGGCCGATCCGCCGTCGCGCGCGAGGTCGAGCGGTTGCTGCGGCTCCTCGCCTGA
- a CDS encoding Gfo/Idh/MocA family oxidoreductase, whose protein sequence is MTDARIGIVGFGLRSSLAAVAHQPGEGRRVVAVCDIDERGRQDAVTMLGNEVEVVSDFDDLLKIDLDAVLVLTPDHLHAEHAVRCLEAGVATFLEKPMATTIEDADAILEAAYRTGTRLYIGHNMRHMPVITAMRNAIEAGRIGEVKAVWCRHFVSTGGDFYFKDWHADRSKTTGMLLQKGAHDIDVIHWLAGGYSIRVAAVGSLSVYGDIADRRDNSDRRMWDWYSTDNWPPTAQKEMSPVLDIEDISMANMVLDNGVLASYQQCHFTPDYWRNYTVIGTEGRLENFGDDTDAVVKLWNTRSDSYREVADEIIPVPAAEGGHGGADPMLIDEFVRFAIAGGDTMTSPVAARNSVAAGVSGTLSLRTGGGAVEVPPLRPEVLAYFAAGQTRS, encoded by the coding sequence ATGACTGATGCCCGTATCGGGATCGTCGGCTTCGGGCTGCGATCCAGCCTCGCAGCCGTCGCACACCAGCCCGGCGAGGGCCGCCGCGTCGTCGCTGTCTGCGACATCGACGAGCGCGGCCGGCAGGATGCCGTCACCATGCTCGGCAACGAGGTCGAGGTCGTCTCCGACTTCGACGACCTGCTCAAGATCGACCTGGACGCCGTGCTCGTCCTCACCCCGGACCACCTCCACGCCGAGCACGCGGTCCGCTGCCTCGAGGCGGGGGTCGCCACCTTCCTCGAGAAGCCGATGGCGACCACGATCGAGGACGCCGACGCGATCCTCGAGGCTGCCTACCGCACCGGCACCCGGCTCTACATCGGCCACAACATGCGGCACATGCCCGTGATCACGGCGATGCGAAACGCGATCGAAGCTGGCCGGATCGGCGAGGTCAAAGCGGTGTGGTGCCGCCACTTCGTCTCGACCGGTGGCGACTTCTACTTCAAGGACTGGCACGCCGATCGGAGCAAGACGACTGGCATGTTGCTCCAGAAGGGTGCCCATGACATCGACGTCATCCACTGGCTGGCCGGTGGCTACTCGATCCGCGTGGCCGCTGTGGGATCGCTCAGCGTGTACGGCGACATCGCCGACCGTCGGGACAACAGCGACCGTCGGATGTGGGACTGGTACTCCACCGACAACTGGCCCCCGACCGCGCAGAAGGAGATGTCGCCCGTCCTGGACATCGAAGACATCTCCATGGCCAACATGGTCCTCGACAACGGCGTCCTCGCGTCCTACCAGCAGTGCCACTTCACACCCGACTACTGGCGCAACTACACGGTCATCGGCACCGAGGGACGGCTCGAGAACTTCGGTGACGACACCGACGCTGTCGTCAAGCTGTGGAACACCCGCTCCGACAGCTATCGCGAGGTTGCGGACGAGATCATCCCCGTCCCGGCAGCCGAGGGTGGCCACGGCGGCGCGGACCCGATGCTGATCGACGAGTTCGTCCGGTTCGCCATTGCGGGCGGCGACACCATGACCTCACCGGTCGCAGCGCGCAACTCCGTCGCGGCCGGGGTCAGTGGGACCCTCTCGCTGCGGACTGGAGGCGGCGCCGTAGAAGTGCCTCCGTTGCGCCCGGAGGTCCTTGCCTACTTCGCAGCAGGCCAGACCCGCAGCTGA
- a CDS encoding hexose kinase produces MIVTVTANPAYDVTYELPSLTPGDVHRVETVHQRPGGKGVNVAAVLTQLGEPVIATGLSSVAFAADLAALGVNESFVTALPHVRRTLAVVEPGRTTSLWEPGAAVPEGAGARLRAHVDTLLVGATCLVLSGSLPPGLPPTTYADLATRAVRRGVPVLVDTSGPALLAAAQVPGVVLMPNVDELAELSGGSADLVAASRRLVDSGVGAVIATRGAEGLVVTTIAGSWAAVPPEPVAGNPTGAGDAAAAAVARGLATGTPPEDLAADAVVVSAAAVASPVAGAVDEHLMRAWQGRVVVTPLVPITERA; encoded by the coding sequence GTGATCGTCACGGTCACCGCCAACCCGGCGTACGACGTCACCTACGAGCTGCCTTCTCTGACTCCCGGCGACGTGCACCGCGTAGAGACCGTGCACCAGCGGCCCGGCGGCAAGGGTGTCAACGTCGCCGCCGTGCTGACCCAGCTCGGCGAGCCCGTCATTGCCACCGGTCTGTCGTCGGTTGCGTTCGCCGCCGACCTGGCCGCGCTCGGCGTCAACGAGAGCTTCGTGACCGCGCTGCCGCACGTGCGTCGTACCCTCGCCGTGGTCGAGCCCGGTCGCACCACCTCGCTCTGGGAACCCGGCGCGGCCGTCCCCGAAGGCGCTGGCGCCCGGTTGCGCGCGCACGTCGACACACTGCTGGTCGGCGCGACCTGCCTGGTGCTGTCGGGCAGCCTGCCGCCCGGCCTGCCGCCGACCACGTACGCCGACCTCGCAACCAGGGCGGTACGCCGCGGCGTACCCGTGCTGGTCGACACGTCCGGCCCTGCGCTGCTCGCCGCCGCACAGGTGCCGGGCGTGGTGCTGATGCCCAACGTGGACGAGCTGGCCGAGTTGTCCGGCGGCTCTGCTGACCTGGTTGCTGCCTCGCGGCGGCTCGTCGACTCCGGCGTCGGTGCGGTCATCGCGACGCGTGGTGCCGAGGGGCTGGTGGTCACCACCATCGCCGGGTCGTGGGCAGCTGTGCCTCCGGAGCCCGTGGCCGGCAACCCGACCGGAGCGGGTGACGCCGCAGCCGCCGCGGTGGCGCGCGGCCTCGCCACCGGCACCCCTCCCGAAGACCTCGCCGCCGACGCCGTCGTGGTGTCCGCCGCAGCCGTCGCCTCGCCGGTCGCCGGCGCGGTCGACGAACACCTGATGCGCGCCTGGCAGGGCCGCGTCGTCGTCACTCCCCTGGTTCCGATCACCGAGAGGGCCTGA
- a CDS encoding ROK family protein: MNPTHAGDLVIAIDVGGTSIKGELVDADGLVLTRVRQPTPKGDKTLGAIAEVGDALLTHVAGLDADVVGSGVVVPGLVDAAQGIATYSSNIGWRDLVMAAPLSERWGTPVRLANDVASAAVAEMRQGAGRGETYVGFVVIGTGIAAALVVDGRLVTGAHGEVTEIGHVPVRPGNPCACGADGCLETVASASSIARLYAARSGVAVTGAADVVARLDSDPVAREVWQEAIEALADAISLLALVANPALVVIGGGLGVAGDDLVAPLTAAVRARTRVVEPPHITVAELGDRGGVVGAALLAREPWATS, from the coding sequence GTGAACCCCACCCACGCCGGCGACCTCGTGATCGCGATCGATGTCGGCGGCACCAGCATCAAGGGCGAGCTCGTCGACGCTGACGGGCTCGTCCTTACTCGCGTCCGGCAGCCGACGCCCAAGGGCGACAAGACACTCGGCGCCATCGCGGAGGTCGGCGATGCCCTGCTGACGCACGTCGCCGGCCTCGACGCCGACGTGGTCGGTTCCGGTGTCGTGGTGCCCGGGCTGGTCGACGCGGCGCAGGGCATCGCGACGTACTCCTCCAACATCGGCTGGCGCGACCTCGTCATGGCCGCCCCGCTCTCCGAGCGGTGGGGCACGCCTGTGCGGCTCGCGAACGACGTGGCCTCCGCAGCGGTCGCCGAGATGCGCCAGGGCGCCGGGCGCGGAGAGACCTACGTCGGCTTCGTCGTGATCGGCACCGGCATCGCCGCGGCCCTGGTCGTCGACGGCAGGCTCGTCACAGGTGCGCACGGTGAGGTCACCGAGATCGGGCACGTGCCGGTCCGGCCCGGCAACCCATGCGCGTGCGGTGCCGACGGCTGCCTCGAGACGGTTGCGTCCGCGTCGTCGATCGCCCGTCTGTACGCCGCCCGCTCGGGTGTCGCCGTGACCGGCGCTGCCGACGTGGTGGCCCGCCTCGACTCCGATCCGGTGGCCCGTGAGGTCTGGCAGGAGGCGATCGAGGCGCTGGCCGACGCGATCTCCCTGCTGGCACTGGTCGCCAACCCGGCCCTGGTCGTCATCGGCGGCGGGCTCGGGGTGGCCGGTGACGACCTGGTCGCTCCCCTGACTGCCGCAGTGCGTGCCCGCACCCGCGTCGTCGAGCCGCCGCACATCACGGTCGCCGAGCTCGGCGACCGCGGCGGCGTGGTCGGCGCCGCACTGCTCGCCCGCGAACCCTGGGCGACGTCGTGA
- a CDS encoding sugar ABC transporter permease: MSTTITTARVSESVSGSTRADSDPGAFARGKRRIFAPFVVPSLVLYVAFLVLPTIATVVLSFTSWSGAGDTPKPNGVANYTELASSFPDGAFARSFVNTLIYIVVGGVGTFVLAFLFAMVLRDMRANKFIRAILFFPNIVAPLALGMYFGFVFRSPDGLANNMLGMFGIDYFKFLSSDNVTYIAMAGIVWSSAGFYITIIMAAIDRVPTYLYEDAAIAGATAWQKFRSITLPLTWDVVGIAGVLWTISAVKIFELVWVLAGPGTYSPPVKTWTLGVMVFDRTFGGRGTPQYGVACAVAVVMILLVSLFVLLLRRFMRRETVQF, encoded by the coding sequence ATGTCGACGACAATCACGACCGCTCGCGTGTCGGAGTCGGTGTCGGGCTCAACCCGCGCCGACTCCGACCCGGGCGCCTTCGCCCGCGGCAAGCGCCGGATCTTCGCGCCGTTCGTGGTGCCCAGCCTGGTGCTCTACGTGGCCTTCCTGGTGTTGCCGACGATCGCGACGGTGGTGCTCAGCTTCACCAGCTGGAGCGGTGCCGGTGACACGCCCAAGCCCAACGGGGTCGCCAACTACACCGAGCTCGCGTCGTCGTTCCCCGACGGCGCCTTCGCCCGGTCGTTCGTCAACACGCTGATCTACATCGTGGTGGGGGGCGTCGGCACGTTCGTGCTGGCGTTCCTCTTCGCGATGGTGCTGCGCGACATGCGTGCCAACAAGTTCATCCGGGCGATCCTGTTCTTCCCCAACATCGTCGCGCCGCTGGCGCTCGGCATGTACTTCGGCTTCGTGTTCCGCTCGCCCGACGGCCTGGCCAACAACATGCTCGGCATGTTCGGCATCGATTACTTCAAGTTCCTCAGCTCCGACAACGTCACCTACATCGCGATGGCCGGCATCGTCTGGTCGTCGGCCGGCTTCTACATCACCATCATCATGGCGGCGATCGACCGGGTGCCCACCTACCTCTACGAGGACGCCGCCATCGCGGGCGCCACCGCCTGGCAGAAGTTCCGCAGCATCACGCTGCCGCTCACCTGGGACGTCGTCGGCATCGCCGGCGTGCTCTGGACCATCTCCGCGGTCAAGATCTTCGAGCTGGTCTGGGTGCTGGCTGGACCGGGCACCTACTCGCCGCCGGTGAAGACCTGGACGCTCGGAGTCATGGTCTTCGACCGCACGTTCGGCGGCCGTGGCACCCCGCAGTACGGCGTCGCGTGCGCCGTCGCGGTCGTGATGATCCTGCTGGTGAGCCTTTTCGTGCTCCTCCTGCGCCGGTTCATGC
- a CDS encoding SIS domain-containing protein: MSIVTDTSARQSSPMAAETATQPDNWLDAPDLALAHAALLPEPGERVAVVGCGTSLYVARAYAALRESLGQGETDAMPGGDPLLGRDYDRVIGISRSGTTTEVLRALEGVKDRAKVTVITGDMSTPIVELGDVIDMSAYDEQAVVQTRIATTTLALFRAHLGQDLTAAVADARAVLALTDDELTSTHLAEARAADQITFVGMGWTFGLAEEAALKLKESTQSWTESYYMTEYRHGPISIAAPGRVVWALGPLVPDFARDLEVTGAHLISSDRDAMADIVMVHRLCLLRAADRGLDAGAPRNLTRSIILDS; the protein is encoded by the coding sequence GTGAGCATCGTGACCGACACCTCCGCCCGCCAGTCCTCGCCGATGGCCGCCGAGACGGCGACCCAGCCCGACAACTGGCTCGACGCCCCCGATCTCGCGCTGGCCCACGCGGCGCTGCTGCCCGAGCCGGGTGAGCGCGTCGCCGTTGTCGGCTGCGGCACCTCCCTCTACGTCGCCCGTGCGTACGCCGCGCTGCGCGAGTCCCTCGGCCAGGGCGAGACCGACGCCATGCCGGGCGGCGACCCGTTGCTCGGTCGCGACTACGACCGGGTGATCGGCATCAGCCGCTCCGGCACCACCACCGAGGTCCTGCGCGCCCTTGAGGGCGTCAAGGACCGCGCGAAGGTCACCGTCATCACCGGTGACATGAGCACCCCGATCGTCGAGCTCGGCGACGTGATCGACATGTCGGCGTACGACGAGCAAGCGGTCGTGCAGACCCGCATCGCCACCACGACGCTCGCGCTCTTCCGGGCTCACCTGGGCCAGGACCTCACGGCGGCGGTGGCCGACGCGCGCGCCGTACTCGCGCTGACCGACGACGAGCTCACCAGCACCCACCTGGCCGAGGCGCGCGCGGCCGACCAGATCACCTTCGTCGGCATGGGCTGGACGTTCGGCCTGGCCGAGGAGGCCGCGCTCAAGCTCAAGGAGTCCACCCAGTCGTGGACCGAGTCCTACTACATGACCGAGTACCGCCACGGCCCCATCTCGATCGCGGCCCCTGGCCGCGTGGTGTGGGCGCTCGGCCCGCTGGTGCCCGACTTCGCGCGTGACCTCGAGGTCACCGGCGCCCACCTGATCAGCAGCGACCGCGACGCGATGGCCGACATCGTGATGGTGCACCGGCTGTGCCTGCTCCGGGCGGCCGACCGCGGGCTGGACGCCGGGGCACCCCGCAACCTGACCCGATCCATCATCCTTGACTCGTGA
- a CDS encoding ABC transporter substrate-binding protein: MKKSTQLLALTATATLALSGCSLDGGSSDSPDAGRNRAISAVQISSSGQIERITGPQNPGSQIGMGLCEPLTGIKEDGTIFMRAAESVESTDQRTWTVKIQPDRTFSDGTPITAKTWVDSFNFSALGSNAMAGNYAFIDIEGYDDLNPSDGSKPKGKTLSGLELVDDTMFTLTMNKPYNDVPYLLSTLPYCPMPESGFADPIAYDKLPIGNGPYTLTKLDPQVEAIEELDPNYQGWVPEGAAEKITFKVYRDANTAYQDVVAGNVDILRSLPPGLVAQGKNSLGEEGLTAIASNTLETYISWPTYLDDTFPQEVREAFSMIVDRNAIAEKLFLGSSLGARSLMPDSVAAYREDACETCTYDPEKAKSLIEQAGFTGSIPLTYDAANTTDASTALAISNEARKIGLDVEPRPVAGNALGEQINNYELEGPTIQLWGSSFPSASEWVASILVDANYHLKYANPTATKEVAAAWAAKSPEEATPHWQAAEDAILADQVLQPLYYQVMYIAHKDCVDPASAGGDMQIYRSNVTC; the protein is encoded by the coding sequence ATGAAGAAGTCCACCCAACTCCTCGCGTTGACCGCGACGGCGACGCTGGCGCTGTCCGGTTGCAGCCTCGACGGCGGCTCCAGTGACTCGCCCGACGCAGGCAGGAACAGGGCCATCTCGGCGGTCCAGATCAGCTCTTCGGGGCAGATCGAGCGCATCACCGGCCCGCAGAACCCCGGCAGCCAGATCGGCATGGGCCTGTGCGAGCCGCTCACGGGGATCAAGGAGGACGGCACCATCTTCATGCGCGCGGCCGAGAGCGTGGAGAGCACCGACCAACGCACCTGGACGGTCAAGATCCAGCCCGACCGCACCTTCTCCGACGGCACGCCCATCACCGCGAAGACCTGGGTCGACTCGTTCAACTTCTCCGCCCTCGGCTCCAACGCCATGGCCGGCAACTACGCCTTCATCGACATCGAGGGGTACGACGACCTCAATCCCAGCGATGGCAGCAAGCCCAAGGGCAAGACCCTCTCGGGGCTCGAGCTGGTCGACGACACGATGTTCACCCTCACCATGAACAAGCCCTACAACGACGTCCCCTACCTGCTCTCCACCCTGCCCTACTGCCCGATGCCCGAGTCCGGGTTCGCCGACCCGATCGCCTACGACAAGTTGCCCATCGGCAACGGCCCCTACACGCTTACCAAGCTCGACCCCCAGGTCGAGGCCATCGAGGAGCTGGACCCCAACTACCAGGGCTGGGTGCCCGAGGGCGCGGCCGAGAAGATCACCTTCAAGGTCTACCGCGACGCCAACACCGCCTACCAGGACGTCGTGGCCGGCAACGTCGACATCCTGCGCAGCCTGCCGCCGGGCCTGGTCGCGCAGGGCAAGAACTCCCTCGGCGAGGAGGGTCTGACCGCCATCGCGAGCAACACCCTCGAGACCTACATCTCCTGGCCGACCTATCTCGACGACACCTTCCCCCAGGAGGTCCGCGAGGCCTTCTCGATGATCGTCGACCGCAACGCGATCGCTGAGAAACTCTTCCTCGGGTCGAGCCTGGGTGCGCGCTCGCTGATGCCGGACTCCGTCGCTGCCTACCGCGAAGACGCCTGCGAGACCTGCACATACGACCCGGAGAAGGCCAAGAGCCTGATTGAGCAGGCGGGCTTCACCGGGTCGATCCCACTGACCTACGACGCGGCCAACACGACGGACGCCTCGACGGCCCTGGCGATCTCCAACGAGGCCAGGAAGATCGGTCTCGACGTCGAGCCCCGCCCGGTTGCGGGCAACGCCCTCGGCGAGCAGATCAACAACTACGAGCTCGAGGGTCCGACCATCCAGCTGTGGGGCTCATCCTTCCCCTCCGCCTCCGAATGGGTCGCCTCGATCCTGGTCGACGCCAACTACCACCTGAAGTACGCCAACCCGACGGCCACCAAGGAGGTCGCCGCAGCCTGGGCCGCCAAGAGTCCGGAGGAGGCGACCCCGCACTGGCAGGCCGCCGAGGACGCGATCCTCGCTGACCAGGTGCTCCAGCCGCTCTACTACCAGGTCATGTACATCGCCCACAAGGACTGCGTCGACCCGGCGAGCGCCGGCGGCGACATGCAGATCTACCGCAGCAACGTCACCTGCTGA
- a CDS encoding N-acetylglucosamine-6-phosphate deacetylase yields the protein MKRATVLGGRLVLLDEVIDDGVLEIVGGRFGYVGPTSGWSGAAPTQVGTIAPGFIDIHCHGGGGSSVTAGVRADIDEVARHHLRHGTTTMLASLVTAEPDDITAGVAAIAEVAASGSSIIGSHLEGPFLGHGHCGAHEPSLLLAPDRQLVQGWLSAGRGTVRMVTIAPELDGADAVSRLIAEHGALVAIGHTDADVATFGRALATSSVSLVTHLFNGMAPMHHRAPGPVAASLAALARGGTHVELIADGIHLTDETVALVFDLDTHNRVVLVSDAMTAAGMPDGSYKLGPLEVRVTDGVARTITEPASIAGSTARLADVVRRCILQAGIDPARAIRAASATPARLLRLADRGRLATGLRADLVILDDSWTVTGVLRGGERVR from the coding sequence GTGAAGCGGGCGACGGTCCTCGGCGGCCGGCTGGTGCTGCTCGACGAGGTCATCGACGACGGCGTCCTCGAGATCGTCGGCGGACGGTTCGGTTACGTCGGACCGACGAGCGGCTGGTCCGGCGCCGCCCCCACGCAGGTCGGCACCATCGCCCCCGGGTTCATCGACATCCACTGCCACGGGGGTGGCGGCAGCTCCGTCACCGCTGGCGTGCGTGCCGACATCGACGAGGTCGCCCGTCACCACCTCCGCCACGGCACCACCACCATGCTGGCCAGCCTCGTCACCGCCGAGCCCGACGACATCACTGCCGGCGTCGCGGCGATCGCCGAGGTCGCGGCAAGCGGGTCGTCCATCATCGGCAGCCACCTCGAGGGCCCGTTCCTGGGCCATGGCCACTGCGGCGCACACGAGCCCTCGCTGCTGCTTGCACCCGACCGGCAGCTGGTGCAGGGCTGGCTCTCGGCCGGCCGCGGCACCGTCCGGATGGTGACGATCGCTCCGGAGCTCGACGGGGCCGACGCCGTCTCCCGGCTCATCGCCGAGCACGGCGCCCTGGTGGCGATCGGGCACACCGATGCCGACGTGGCCACGTTCGGTCGCGCGCTCGCCACGTCGTCGGTCTCGCTGGTCACCCACCTCTTCAACGGCATGGCGCCCATGCACCACCGGGCGCCCGGCCCGGTCGCCGCAAGCCTGGCCGCGCTGGCCCGCGGCGGCACCCATGTCGAGCTCATCGCCGATGGCATCCACCTCACCGACGAGACGGTGGCCCTTGTCTTCGACCTCGACACCCACAACCGCGTCGTCCTGGTCAGCGATGCGATGACGGCGGCCGGGATGCCCGACGGCTCCTACAAGCTCGGTCCGCTGGAGGTCCGGGTCACCGACGGTGTCGCCCGCACGATCACCGAGCCGGCGTCCATCGCCGGCTCGACGGCACGGCTGGCCGACGTCGTACGCCGGTGCATCCTCCAGGCGGGCATCGACCCGGCCCGCGCGATCCGCGCTGCCTCGGCCACCCCGGCCCGGCTGCTCCGGCTGGCCGACCGCGGCCGGCTGGCCACCGGGCTGCGCGCCGACCTGGTCATCCTCGACGACAGCTGGACCGTGACCGGCGTGCTGCGCGGTGGGGAGCGGGTCCGGTGA